In Streptomyces durocortorensis, a genomic segment contains:
- a CDS encoding beta/alpha barrel domain-containing protein — MASAFPDALMGADRPVIMELKPRSANGEDLFRGRSPAEIVARYEAVGAPCLSVVTGRWFGGDADLLAEVVTCTGLPVLQKDFITKEGQLRAARDLGASAVLLTAALLPRAALARLAERALALGLTPFIEVASPAEVEALPSGEGCVVAVNNRDIRNRERGDADLDRSHRLLPSVRLTGTPCPVSASGIDDARAAAGLLSAGYAGLLVGTHLLRAGHLESWCEELDQLRRTTPAPRPGG, encoded by the coding sequence ATGGCGTCAGCGTTCCCGGACGCCCTGATGGGCGCCGACCGTCCCGTGATCATGGAGCTCAAGCCCCGCTCGGCCAACGGCGAGGACCTGTTCCGCGGCCGGTCGCCGGCCGAGATCGTGGCCCGTTACGAGGCCGTCGGCGCCCCCTGCCTCTCGGTCGTCACCGGCCGCTGGTTCGGGGGCGACGCCGACCTCCTGGCCGAGGTGGTCACGTGCACCGGACTGCCCGTTCTGCAGAAGGACTTCATCACCAAGGAGGGCCAGCTGCGGGCGGCCCGCGACCTGGGCGCGTCCGCGGTGCTGCTCACCGCGGCGCTGCTGCCGAGGGCGGCGCTGGCGCGGCTGGCCGAACGAGCCCTCGCGCTCGGCCTCACCCCGTTCATCGAGGTGGCCTCTCCCGCCGAGGTCGAGGCCCTCCCCTCGGGCGAGGGCTGCGTGGTGGCCGTCAACAACAGGGACATCCGCAACCGCGAGCGCGGGGACGCCGACCTGGACCGCAGCCATCGGCTGCTGCCGTCCGTGCGGCTGACGGGGACGCCGTGCCCCGTCAGCGCCAGCGGTATCGACGACGCACGGGCGGCGGCCGGACTGCTCAGTGCCGGTTACGCCGGGCTGCTGGTCGGAACCCACCTGCTGCGGGCAGGCCACCTGGAGTCGTGGTGCGAGGAGCTCGATCAACTGCGTCGCACGACGCCCGCGCCACGTCCAGGGGGGTGA